Within the Devosia lucknowensis genome, the region TCGGCATGGATTGCTACGGCTATGCCCTTCTTGCCGCAGGCCACGCCGACCTGGTGATCGAGCCCTACCTCAACACCTATGATATCGCGGCCCTGGTGCCGATCATCCGCGAAGCCGGCGGCGCCATTTCCTGCTGGGACGGCTCCGAGCCGACCGGCGGCGGCAACGTCGTGGCGGCGGCGACCCCCGAGCTTCTCGACAAGGCGTTGAACCTCGTCAACGCGGCCTAGTTGAACGAAATCTTGGAAACGAAGCGCGGCCGATGCGCAGCCTGCGCGCCGAACGTGATGACGTCGAACCCGAACAGGTCCATGAACGCCCGGTGCGGCACGAAGCTTTCGGTCAGGAGCACCGAGTCGCCCTCGGCCACATCGGGCAGGACCGACATCGGCAGCGGCGTCGTCGGTACATTGGTGCCCGAGTTCTGGGTCCACTGCAGCACCATGCGTCCGCCTTGCTTGGCAATGCTGGACACCCGGATCCCACCGTCATTGGCAGTGGGCACCATCTGGCGGGTCAGCGTCATCATGGCGTCGAGCCTGGCCTGGGTCAGTGCGGGCTGGCGCGACAGCATATCGCCAACGGTGAACGTCGCCTTCTCCACGCTCTGCAGCGTCCGGAACAGGTCGAACAGGGTCACGGTCCCGATCAGCAGCAGCAGCAGCACCGGCACCAGCAGGGCGAACTCCACGATGGAGGCGCCCTTCTCGTTTTTGAGAAATCCGCGTCGCCGGGCCATCACGTTGGCTCGTTCATGAAGCCGGACTTGGCGATGATCCGCATGGCGCCGGACGCGTCCTTGGGCAATGCCAGGCCCAGGCCGAGGCCCGGGGTGAGCGGCGACACCACATAGCAGGCACGCACGAACATGATGTGGTCCCGGCCGCCATTGGTAAATCGCAATGTCGGCGCGATCGGGCTGTTTCGATTGACGCAGCGCGTGGTGTCGGCCGGATAGCCCGTCCCCTGCGGCGTAATCGGGAACAGCTCGAGCGCCATGGCCTGCTCGCAATTGTGCAGAACCATCGCCTTGGCGCAGACCCGCTGCCGCATGGCCTGTTGCGTCGGGTTGGCGAAACTGCCGACGCGCAACTCGCGAACAGTCTGGTCGAGCGCGCGGTCGAGCATGATGGTCTGCACCATGATCCAGCCCGCCTCGAGCGTCGAGCTGACCAGAACCAGCAGCATCGGCACCACCAGCGCGAATTCGATGGCAGCCGCGCCCGCGCGGTCGCCGATCAGCCGGCAGAGGATGCGCCTCGTCCACCTCATTGCGTCAGTTTCACTTTCTGGATGGCCGTCGCGATGGAGTTGAAGGCGCCCGCAATGTCGAGGCCTGCCACGTCGTAGTAGTGGCTGGCGCTCGAGGCACAGTTGCGCAGCTTGGTCTTCATGTCCCGCTGCGCCTGGTTGGCGTCGTTGAGCTGGAAGCCGATGGTGAAGACGAGCACCCCGTTATTCTTGGCGCGCGTGCAAACCGCTTGCAGGTGATTATTGGCCACGCCCGCGTCGTACCAGGTGTAGTTGCCGCGATCGCCTTCCGGATTACGCGGATAATCGTACTGGTTCGGACGCCGCTGATAGGTGATCTCACCGTCTGTCATCAGCACGATGACCTTGAGCGTATTGGGATCGTTGAACGGTGCCGGACGGTTCGCGAACTGGTTGGGCACCATCCCCGCTGCAGCAGCCTGGGCGATATAGGGCCGCAGCGCCGGTTCGAGCAGCATCATGCCCCAGTTCATGGCAATGGCACTGCCCGTACCGTCGGCCATGCGCATCGTGTCGATCTTGTTCTTGAGCACCGTCGGGTTGTTCGACATCACGCTGATCGCCGTCGCTTCGCTCGGACACCAGCCCCAGTCGAGGCCCGCTTCGTTGGTCGTGGCATGGTTCTGCGTGAAATGCGGCACCTGGCCACGCTGGTTGAAGGGGATCAACCCGACCCCGTAGTCGGTGGTGGCGAATTCCATGCACGATGAATGGTTGTGCCGGCGGGCGATGCCGATCCCGTCGAAAATCGTCGAACCGATATTCACCGAGCCGGCATAGGGCACGATACTGATTGTCGTGGTCGGCTGGTTTTCTGTTGTCAGGATGGTGTCGACAAAGGTCTTGGCGGCCGGGCGCAGCAGGCTGATGCGGGTCGGCGCGCTGGCCGGTTCCCGGAAACGCATCGAGCCCGACACGTCCAGCATGAGTGAGATTTCGACGTTGCTGCGCTTTTCCTGCGCGGTCGCGGCGACCACCATTGGCAGGGTGTGGATCCCTATCAGCGGCAGGAAGCCCGCCGTCATGTCGTAGCTCGCCTTGACCTTGATCGTTCGCACGTTGAGCGAGACGGTATAGTCGTAGTCGAGGTCGACATCCTCGATGAACGCCAGACTTTTGAGATAATCCTGGACAGTGGTCTCGACGGGCACCGTCTGCCGGAGCGACGCTGCCGCGAGCACCGCGCGGTCGACGCCGTCCTGCAGCTGCGCTCGATGCGCCTCGTAGCGCGCCAGATCGGTAGCGCCACCCGCCAGGACCAGCATGGGCAGGATCAGCAGGGCGACGATAATGGCAACATTTCCGCCGCCGTCGCGACGGAACTGGTCGATTAGTCGCTTCACTGCCTTCAGGCTCCCCCCCGGCCATCCTGGCCTGGGCGGAACCCTAGGGGCTTGTGCTTACCAAAGGCTTAGCACCACGCAAGCGGCCTCGATTACCGCTTCAGCTGCTTTGCTGGGTAATGAAGGCATCGAATGCCGCGAGCACCTGACCGCGCACGCTGTCGTTTTCCATGAACATTTCGTGCCGCGCCCCGGCAATCATCATGTGGCGCCCGGTGCGCAGCCTCAGGCCCAGTTGCTCGATGGCGGGGGTCGACACGATCCGCTCGCGCGCCGCGGCCAGGATCAGAAGTGGAATCCGGATTTCGCCCGGAAAACGTTCGTGCCGTGTTTCGAGCATCGCGCGCATCGACGCGGCCAGCCACCGGAAACTGGGCGACCCGAGGTAAAGGCTGTCGTCGGCCCGCACCGTGTCCACCATGCGCTTGTAGCGCAGCATGTCCGAGGTCAGCGGATTGTCCGGATACATGGCCTCGTCGGGCCGCCTGTCCACGCGGCGTTTAAGCGGTAAGCGCCCCAGCCCCACGAAGCTCGCGGTTTCCGCGATGGCGGCCATCCGCCCCAGGCTCTCGTCCATGCCATGAAGCCCCACCATCGGGGCGCTCAGGAACACCCGGTCGAACATCATCCGGTCTCGCGCTGCGGCGAACAGGCTGGCCAGCCCACCCATGGAATGCCCCACGAGGTAGAACGGCCCCGGACAGTCGGGCAGCAGGATTTCGGCGTGGAAACTCCGCAGATCGGTCCAATAGTCGTCGAACCGGTCGACATAACCCACCGTCCTGTCGCCGATCAGCCGGTCCGAACCGCCCTGCCCGCGCCAGTCGAAGGTGGCGACGGCAAAGCCGCGGCGGCGAAAGTCGGCGATGGTCTCGAAATACTTCTCGATATATTCGGTCCGCCCGTGCACGAGACACACCGTGCCGCGCTGTGGCCCTTCCGATTTCAGCCACCGCGCATAGCGCAGCCGCACCTTGTCCGACGTGGTGAAATACCCGACCCGCGCCCCCTCGGGCACCGGGTTGCTCGGAATGGAGACCAGCTTGGGTCCATTGGGGTCGATCTGGGCGTTCAAGTCGCGGCCTCGCATATTTGGCTGGTGCGACCATAATCAGGGCTGAGCGGTAAAGAAAAGCCAGCAGCCGGTGAAGGCTGCTGGCTTCCATGTCTGCGCGGTTCCATGCGGGGGGCGGGTTGAAGGAACCGTCAGGGGCTGTGAACTCCCGAACCGGATCATTCCGGCCGCGTCCACATGCCCCCTTCTACGCCGCCCCACCTGAACCAGGATGGACCCGGTTGTTCATAATCGGTTCATGAACGCGATTGTCCGCCCTCTTGAACCCGGTTTGGTGTCACCTACATCTGTTTGGTCCGCCGCAAGGAAGCGGGGACACCGGCCCTGACAGCTCGACATTCGCCACGCTTTTGGGAATGTCTCGCAGGCACCGGTCGACATCAACCACGTTGCTCATCTTGGAGAATGTGACAAATGCAGACCTTTGATTTCTCGCCCTTTTATCGCTCCACCGTCGGTTTCGACCGCGTCTTCAACCGCCTCGACACCCTCGGCGCGCAGGAGACCAAGACCTACCCGCCCTACAATATCGAGCGCACCGGCGACGATGCTTATCGCATCTCCATCGCCGTAGCCGGGTTCTCCAACGGCGACATCGCCATCGAGACCAAGGAAAACAGCCTCGTGGTCAAGGGCGCCAAGCCCGCCGAGAGCGCTGATGCCAAGCGCGAATTCCTCCATCGCGGCATTGCCGAGCGCGCCTTCGAGCTGCGCTTCCAGCTGGCTGACTATGTCGAGGTCCAGGGCGCCAATCTCGAAAACGGCCTGCTGCATCTCGAACTCAAGCGCGAACTGCCCGAAAGCAAGAAGCCGCGCACGATCCAGATCAACGGCGGCACCCCGACGATCGAGGACAAGTCGGTGAACTAACCAGGAGCCGGCGCTAAGCGCAAAATCGCTCCGGTGGAGCGATTTTATGCGGCTGGGCCATGAGAGCTGCGCTCGAATGGCATGCTCAGACTTTGAAATGACAAGGCGCGGTCCACAAGGGCCGCGCCTTTGCTTTGAGCGCGTCGGATTCGCCCCCAACGCATGTCACAAGCGGAACGACTCCCAATCGCCATCAGTTGAAGAAGCACGCGGCAAGGCCGCCATTCCTCAACCCCAGCGTCAGGACACTTCCCATGAAGACCCCGTCTATCGACCTCAAGTCCAATGCCAAGTCGGCCGTCATCGACATTCTCAATGCCCGCCTCGCCGACAGCATCGACCTCGCGCTCGCCATCAAGCAGGCCCACTGGAACCTCAAGGGCCCCAATTTCATCGGCGTCCATGAAATGCTCGATCCGATGCGCGCCGCGGTCGACGATCACGTCGATATCGTCGCCGAACGCATTGCCCAGCTTGACGGCACGCCGCTTGGCACCAGCCAGGTCGTTGCTAAGGCCACCTCGCTCGACGCCTATCCGACCGAGATCAAGAAGGTGCCCGATCATCTCGCCGCCCTTGCCGAGCGCTTCGCCAAGCTGGCCAATCAGGTGCGCGAAGACATCGACGCCACGGACGAAGCCGGCGACGCCGACAGCGCCGATATCCTGACTGCCTTTTCCCGCGAGCTCGACAAGGACCTGTGGTTCATCAAATCGCATCTGGAATAGGACTTTTGACCATCCGGTCCAGTTTCGGGGCGTCCATCCGGGCGCCCCTTTGACTTTCCCGCGCCATCTCCTATCATCTCCTATCGCTTTTCGCGCCAATTCCTATTTTTTGTGTCGGAATGGCGGCAAAACTGCTTGCCCGCAGTTTTGAATTATGCAAATGTGAAGCGGTTAGGGCAGCATATCTGTCCTATCTGACGCGTCGCCCCGCTCTCCGCGGCCAGCGCGCACGCTGGTCCGGCTGGCCCGCTTCAGGTGAGCGGAAACGGATAGGCGGGGTGGGTACCACCCGAATTATGAGCGGCCATTTGGATGCAGTGCCGCTCCCCAAGCATGGATGCATTTGCGAATGCGAGCCGTACTGTGTAGTACGACCCGGCTGAGCACTGCGCCCGAGAGGACCACATGCATCCGCCCGGCCGGCCCCCCGGCACCATCAGGATGCGCAAGACGAACCATTGAGCCCCATGCGGGCGCGAACAGAACGAGGTTGAGCCATGGCAAACGTACGGACCGGAATTCCCGCCCAGACGGAAAAAGCCAACCGCAAAACCCTGATTCTCGACGGCGTCCGCGTCAGCGCAGATGATCGCGTCCGCGTCGAGGGCCGCCCGCGCGCCCAGGGTCTTTATGATCCCGCGCACGAGCACGATGCCTGCGGCATCGGCATGATCGCCAATATCAAGAACAAGCCCAGCCACGAAGTGGTCGAGAAGGGTCTCGAAATTCTCGAGAATCTCGAACACCGCGGCGCCGTGGGTGCCGACCCGCTGATGGGCGACGGCGCCGGCATCCTGGTGCAGACCCCCCATGCCTTCTTCGGCAAGGTCTTGCCCTTCGCCCTGCCCGAAAAGCACGCCTACGCAGTGGCGATGGTTTTCTACCCCAACATCATCGCGCTGCGCGACCGCTGCGCCGAAGTGGTGCGCCGCTGCCTTGCGCAGGAAGGCCTGACGCTTCTGGGCGAACGCGTCGTTCCCTTCGACAATTCCAAGCTGTCCGAGGGCGTCATCGCCACCCAGCCGATCATCGAGCAGATGGTCATCGCACGCCCTGAGGGCCTCAGCCTCGACGAATTCGAGCGCAAGCTGCTCATCGTGCGCAAGGTCATTTCCAACACCGTCTACAAGGAAGTGCCCGAGAGCGACAGCGACAACGGCTTCTATGTCGTCTCGATGTCGGCCCGCACGCTGGTCTACAAGGGCATGTTCCTGGCCTACCAGCTAGGAGCCTTCTATCCCGACCTCAGCGACCCGGATTTCGAGAGCGCCATCGCCCTCGTGCACCAGCGCTTCTCGACCAACACCTTCCCGTCCTGGAAGCTGGCCCACCCCTATCGCATGACCACCCACAATGGTGAGATCAACACCATCCGCGGCAACGTCAACTGGATGGCGGCCCGCCAGGCCTCGGTCTCCTCGCCCAAGTTCGGCGACGACATCACCAAGATCTGGCCGATCTCCTATGAAGGCCAGTCCGACACCGCCTGCTTCGACAACGCGCTCGAATTCCTGGTGCGTGGCGGCTATTCGCTGCCCCATGCGGCCATGATGCTGATCCCCGAGGCGTGGGCCGGCAACCCGCTCATGGATGAAGAGCGCCGCGCCTTCTACGAATACCATGCCGCGCTCATGGAACCATGGGACGGCCCCGCCGCCATGTCGCTCTCCGACGGCCGCTATGTCGTCGCCACGCTCGACCGTAACGGCCTCCGGCCCGCGCGCTACCTCGTCACCAAGGAAGGCCATGTCGTTCTCGCATCCGAATCCGGCGTGCTCGACATTCCGGACGAGGACATCGTCGAGCGCTGGCGCCTCCAGCCCGGCCGCATGCTGCTGATCGATCTCGAGGAAGGCCGCATCATTTCCGACGAGGAAGTGAAGAAGGCGCTCGCGACCAAGAACCCCTATGCCGAATGGCTGGCCCGCTCGCAGATCGTGCTCGAGGACCTCCCGGCCACCGAGCCGCAGGCGCCCAAGAGCTCGGAATCGCTGCTCGATCGCATGCAGGCCTTCGGTTACACCCAGGAAGACATCAAGCTCCTGATGGCGCCGATGGCCACAACAGGCCAGGAAGCCGTCGGCTCGATGGGCACGGACACGCCCATTTCGGCGCTCTCCAACAAGTCGAAGCTTCTCTACACCTATTTCAAGCAGAACTTCGCGCAGGTCACCAACCCGCCCATCGATCCGATCCGCGAGGAATCGGTGATGTCGCTGGTCAGCTTCATCGGCCCGCGTCCGAACATTCTCGATCTGGAAGGCTCTTCGCGCGAAAAGCGGCTCGAAGTGCGTCAGCCCATTCTCACCAACGAGGATCTCGAAAAGATCCGCGGCATCGGTGACATGGCCGACAACCAGTTCAAGACCATCACCATCGACATCACCTATCCTGCCGCCGCGGGTGCGGCCGGCATGGAAGCCGCGCTCGATAGCATCAGCCAGCAGGCCGAAGCCGCCATTGCCGGCGAATACAACATCATTATCCTCAGCGACCGGCTGGTCGCGGCCGACCGCATCGCCATTCCGGCGCTGCTCGCCACCGCCGCCGTCCATCACCACCTGATCCGCAAGGGCCTCCGCACCTCCTCGGGTCTTGTGGTGGAAACCGGCGAAGCCCGCGAAATGCACCATTTCGCCATGCTGGCCGGCTACGGCGCCGAGGCGATCAATCCCTACCTGGCCTTCGAGGCACTCGCTGCGCTCCACGCCGAAGGCGAATATCCGCCCGAGGTGTCGGCCGACGAAGTCGTCTACCGCTACATCAAGTCGGTCGGTAAGGGTCTCCTCAAGGTCATGTCCAAGATGGGCATTTCCACCTACCAGTCCTATTGCGGCGCCCAGATCTTCGACGCCATCGGCCTCAACACCGATTTCGTGAAGAAGTTTTTCTTCGGCACGGCGACGTCCATCGAAGGCGTTGGCCTCACCGAAGTCGCCGAAGAAACCGTCCGCCGCCACGCCGACGCCTTTGGCGACGATGTCGTCTTGCGCAAGGCGCTCGATGTCGGCGGCGAATATGCCTATCGCATCCGCGGCGAAAAGCATGCCTGGTCGCCCGACGTGGTCGCCGATCTGCAGCATGCGGTGCGCACCGCCGAGGAAAGTCCCGAGACCGCTCAGGAACGCTACGACAGCTTCGCTGCCCGCGTGAATGCCGGCGAAAACGGCTATCTCTCGATCCGCCACCTGTTCGACATCAAGCCCGTCGGCCCCGCCGTCGCCCTCGATGACGTCGAGAGCGCTGCCGACATCGTCCGGCGCTTCGTCACTGGCGCCATGTCCTTCGGCTCCATCAGCCGCGAGGCCCACACGACGCTGGCCGTCGCCATGAACCGCATCGGCGGCAAGTCGAACACCGGCGAAGGCGGCGAGGAGCCCGATCGCTACAAGCCGCTGCCGGACGGGTCCAGCAACCCGCTGCGCTCGGCCATCAAGCAGGTCGCCTCCGGCCGCTTCGGCGTCACCACCGAATACCTGGTCAATTCCGACCAGATCCAGATCAAGGTCGCGCAGGGCGCCAAGCCCGGCGAGGGTGGTCAGCTGCCCGGCCACAAGGTCGACTGGATCGTCGCCAAGACCCGTCACTCAACGCCAGGCGTGGGCCTTATCTCCCCCCCGCCGCATCACGATATCTATTCGATCGAAGATCTGGCCCAGCTGATCTACGACCTCAAGAACGTCAACGAGGCCGCCGATATCTCGGTCAAGCTCGTGTCCGAAGTGGGCGTTGGCACGGTTGCAGCCGGCGTCGCCAAGGCGCGCGCCGACCATATCGTGATCTCGGGCTATGATGGCGGCACCGGCGCTTCGCCGCTGACCTCGCTCAAGCATGCCGGCGGACCGTGGGAAATCGGCCTGGCCGAAACCCACCAGACCCTGGTGCTCAACCGCCTGCGCAGCCGCGTCCGCCTGCAGGTCGATGGCGGTCTCAAGACCGGCCGCGACGTGCTGATCGGGGCTCTGCTCGGTGCCGACGAGTTCGGCTTCTCCACTGCCCCGCTGATCGCGGCCGGCTGTATCATGATGCGCAAGTGCCATCTCAACACCTGCCCGGTTGGCGTCGCCACCCAGGACCCGGTGCTGCGCAAGCGCTTCAAGGGCACCCCCGAGCACGTCATCAACTACTTCTTCTTCGTCGCCGAAGAGCTGCGTGGCCTTCTGGCCGGGCTGGGTGCGCGCACCCTCAACGAACTGGTCGGCCGCTCCGACCTGCTCGACCAGCGCCGCGCCGAGGACCACTGGAAGAGCTTCGGGCTCGACCTCGCCAAGGTCTTCTACAAGCCCGAACCGTTGGGCGGCGACACGCTGTTCCACTCCGAGACGCAGAACCACCATCTCGAATCCGTGCTCGATCGCAAGCTGGTCGAACTGGCCGCGCCGGCGCTCGAACACGGCAAGGCCGTACAGATCGATCTGCCTATCCGCAGCCGCGACCGCTCGGCCGGTGCCATGCTTTCAGGCGCCCTGGCCCGCAAGTATGGGCATGCCGGGCTTCCGGAGGACACCGTCTCGATCACCCTGCGCGGCACGGCGGGTCAGGCCTTTGGCGCCTTCCTTGCCAAGGGCATTTCGATCGACATGATCGGCGACGCCAATGACTATGTCGGCAAGGGTCTTTCGGGTGGCCGCATCGTCGTGCGCCCCTCGGACAAGGTCGGCATCGTCCCGGAAAACTCGATCATCGTCGGCAACACCGTGCTCTATGGCGCTACCGCCGGTGAGCTCTATGCCCGCGGCGTGGCCGGCGAACGCTTCGCCGTTCGCAATTCCGGTGCCATCGCCGTCGTCGAGGGCACGGGTGATCACGGCTGCGAATACATGACCGGCGGCCTCGTCGTCGTCATCGGCAAGACCGGCCGCAACTTCGCGGCGGGCATGTCCGGCGGCGTCGCCTACGTGCTCGACGAGGACGAAAGCTTCCGTTCGCGCTGCAACCTCGCCATGGTCGATCTGGAACCGGTGCAGGAGGAAGAAGACCTCATGCGCAAGCTCCACCACCACGGCAATGACCTCGAATGGCATGGTCGCGTCGACATTTCCGGCGACATGACCAAGCATGACGACGAACGCCTGCACCAGCTCATCTCCAACCACCTGCACTACACGGGGTCGACCCGCGCCAAGCATATCCTGGAGAACTGGGCCGAGATGCGTCCGAAATTCGTAAAGGTCATGCCGCTCGAATATCGCCGCGCCATCCAGGAGATGGAAAAGAAGCGCGCCTCCAACCCGCATGTGGCGGCTGAGTAGGCCCTTCTTCTCCTCCCCGCTGGCGGGGGAGGCCGGGAGGGGGCGGGGCAACAGGACCCGCTCTCTCAGTTGAGATCAATTCCGCGCATTGCGCGACTTAGGGGAGACAAGCATGGGTAAGGTCACAGGCTTTCTCGAAATCGAACGTGAGGAACCGCGCTACGAGCCGGCTTCCGACCGCATCCGTCACTTCGGTGAATTCACCATCCCCCTCTCCGAAGGGCGCGTGGTGGATCAGGCCGCACGCTGCATGGATTGCGGCATCCCGTTCTGTCACGGCGATACCGGCTGCCCGGTTCACAACCAGATCCCGGACTGGAACGACCTCGTCTACAATGGCGACTGGGAGGAGGCTGCCCGCAACCTTCATTCCACCAACAATTTCCCCGAATTCACCGGCCGCATCTGCCCCGCTCCCTGCGAGGAAGCCTGCACGCTCAACCTCGAGGACGTGCCGGTCGCCATCAAGACCGTCGAGCAGGCCATTGCCGATCGCGCCATCAAGTCTGGCTGGATCAAGCCGCAGATTCCCGCGGTCAAGACCGGCAAGCGCGTTGCCGTGGTGGGCTCGGGCCCTGCCGGCCTCGCCGCCGCCCAGCAGCTGGCCCGTGCCGGACACGATGTGCACCTTTATGAACGCGAGCCCAAGGCCGGCGGCCTGATGCGCTACGGCATTCCTGACTTCAAGATGGAAAAGGAACACATCGACTTCCGCGTCGAGCAGATGGAAGCCGAAGGCGTAACCTTCCACTATGGCGTCAATGTCGGCGTCACCAAGCCGCTCTCCGACCTGCAGCGCGACCACGATGCCGTGTTGCTCGCCGGCGGCGCCGAAAAGCCGCGCGATGTCGATGTTGAAGGCAAGCAGTTTGCGGGCGTGCATTTTGCCATGCCGTTCCTCGTGCAACAGAACCGCCGTGTCGGCGGCGAGGACGTCTCGGGCGAATTCCAGCTCTCGGCCGCTGGCAAGCATGTCGTGGTCGTGGGCGGCGGTGATACCGCGTCAGACTGCGTGGGCACCAGCTTCCGCCAGGGCGCCATCGCCGTCACCCAGCTCGACGTGCGCCCCATGCCGCCCGAGCTCGAGAACAAGCTGACCAACTGGCCCAACTGGGCGGTCAAGATGCGCACCTCGTCCTCCCAGGCCGAAGGCGCCATCCGCGAATTCTCCGCGGGCACGATGAAGATCGTGGGCGATGCCAAGGGTCACGTGACGGGCGTCGAATGCGCCCGCGTCGATCGCAAGCGTCAGGCCATTCCGGGCACCGAATTCATCATCAAGGCCGATATCGTCCTGCTCGCCATCGGCTTTGCCGGTCCGGTTCAGGAAGGCATGCTCAATGAGCTCGGTGGCCAGTATGACAAGCGTGGCAATCTGTTTGCCGATACCCTGAGCTACAAGACCTCGGTTCCCAAGGTCTATGCCGCCGGTGACATGCGCCGCGGCCAGTCGCTCGTCGTCTGGGCCATCCGCGAAGGCCGCCAGGCCGCCCGCTCCATCGACTTCGACCTCATGGGCAAGACAGCGCTTCCTCGATAGGCCGGCGCACCCCCACCCAACCTCCCCCTGAAACAGGGGGAGGAGCGACCGGTGCGTGCCAAACATCTGCAGTTAAACGCGATGCGCCCCTCCCCCTTCTATAGGGGGAGGTCGGGTGGGGGTTGTTTGATTTGATGGGGTCTTCACCTCACTCCACGAACAACCCTGCCTCCAGCGCCGCGTCCATGAACGCCACCCACGCCGTCTCGACGCTCGCGCCTTCCATGGCCGCAAGGCAGAGCTCGCTGGCGATCTTGTGCTTGTCGGTGCGATCGCCCGGCCAGTCCATCAGAAGGAAATTGCGCGCCTGCGTAGGCGTGCGGATGACGAGGAGTTCATCCGCGCTGCGAACCGTTATTGGCCGCTCCCAGGTGTGAATGGCGTCGAGCATGGGCTGAGCTCCTGTCTGCGTGCTCCTGCCAACGGTGCCCGCTTCGCGAAGTTCCTCTTGTCCATTCGCTCGCCCGGTGCTTCAACAGCAGCCGCAATTCTCCCGGCCGAGTCTCCATGCCCCAAGCCCCCTACGTCGTCGACCAGCTGATCTCCGCCAAGGCGATTGCCGCCCGCGTCGAGGCGCTCGCCGCCGAGATCACCCAGACCTTCAGCGATACCGACAAGCTCGTCGTCGTCGGCCTGCTGCGAGGCTCCTTCATCTTCATCGCCGACCTCGTGCGGGAGATCGATCTGCCGGTGGAAGTGGATTTCCTCGAAGCCTCGTCCT harbors:
- a CDS encoding TadE/TadG family type IV pilus assembly protein codes for the protein MARRRGFLKNEKGASIVEFALLVPVLLLLLIGTVTLFDLFRTLQSVEKATFTVGDMLSRQPALTQARLDAMMTLTRQMVPTANDGGIRVSSIAKQGGRMVLQWTQNSGTNVPTTPLPMSVLPDVAEGDSVLLTESFVPHRAFMDLFGFDVITFGAQAAHRPRFVSKISFN
- a CDS encoding alpha/beta fold hydrolase; this translates as MNAQIDPNGPKLVSIPSNPVPEGARVGYFTTSDKVRLRYARWLKSEGPQRGTVCLVHGRTEYIEKYFETIADFRRRGFAVATFDWRGQGGSDRLIGDRTVGYVDRFDDYWTDLRSFHAEILLPDCPGPFYLVGHSMGGLASLFAAARDRMMFDRVFLSAPMVGLHGMDESLGRMAAIAETASFVGLGRLPLKRRVDRRPDEAMYPDNPLTSDMLRYKRMVDTVRADDSLYLGSPSFRWLAASMRAMLETRHERFPGEIRIPLLILAAARERIVSTPAIEQLGLRLRTGRHMMIAGARHEMFMENDSVRGQVLAAFDAFITQQSS
- a CDS encoding pilus assembly protein, whose product is MKRLIDQFRRDGGGNVAIIVALLILPMLVLAGGATDLARYEAHRAQLQDGVDRAVLAAASLRQTVPVETTVQDYLKSLAFIEDVDLDYDYTVSLNVRTIKVKASYDMTAGFLPLIGIHTLPMVVAATAQEKRSNVEISLMLDVSGSMRFREPASAPTRISLLRPAAKTFVDTILTTENQPTTTISIVPYAGSVNIGSTIFDGIGIARRHNHSSCMEFATTDYGVGLIPFNQRGQVPHFTQNHATTNEAGLDWGWCPSEATAISVMSNNPTVLKNKIDTMRMADGTGSAIAMNWGMMLLEPALRPYIAQAAAAGMVPNQFANRPAPFNDPNTLKVIVLMTDGEITYQRRPNQYDYPRNPEGDRGNYTWYDAGVANNHLQAVCTRAKNNGVLVFTIGFQLNDANQAQRDMKTKLRNCASSASHYYDVAGLDIAGAFNSIATAIQKVKLTQ
- a CDS encoding Hsp20 family protein is translated as MQTFDFSPFYRSTVGFDRVFNRLDTLGAQETKTYPPYNIERTGDDAYRISIAVAGFSNGDIAIETKENSLVVKGAKPAESADAKREFLHRGIAERAFELRFQLADYVEVQGANLENGLLHLELKRELPESKKPRTIQINGGTPTIEDKSVN
- the dps gene encoding DNA starvation/stationary phase protection protein Dps, whose translation is MKTPSIDLKSNAKSAVIDILNARLADSIDLALAIKQAHWNLKGPNFIGVHEMLDPMRAAVDDHVDIVAERIAQLDGTPLGTSQVVAKATSLDAYPTEIKKVPDHLAALAERFAKLANQVREDIDATDEAGDADSADILTAFSRELDKDLWFIKSHLE
- a CDS encoding TadE/TadG family type IV pilus assembly protein, translating into MRWTRRILCRLIGDRAGAAAIEFALVVPMLLVLVSSTLEAGWIMVQTIMLDRALDQTVRELRVGSFANPTQQAMRQRVCAKAMVLHNCEQAMALELFPITPQGTGYPADTTRCVNRNSPIAPTLRFTNGGRDHIMFVRACYVVSPLTPGLGLGLALPKDASGAMRIIAKSGFMNEPT